A genomic segment from Polyangium mundeleinium encodes:
- a CDS encoding MXAN_6577-like cysteine-rich protein, which yields MLSVDTRRRPGFPALLFSLLLVLWTAACGDDPAPPPACAGGTTSCNGTCVNVAADAQNCGACGTTCSADETCSDGACVLDCVSGQTTCGSTCVDTSKDLANCGACGNPCAAGEVCSNGTCALSCQASLSDCSGTCVDTSKDLANCGACGNPCAAGEVCSNGACALSCQASLSDCGGTCVNQQTDVENCGGCGLACAPGEVCSNGMCALSCQVDLTDCGGVCANLQTDLGNCGACGQACAPGEVCSNGMCALSCQAELVACDGLCVDTATNPAHCGACGTTCKFDEVCSNGTCESTTPVDLQFLSVSDWHGQLDPLVVNNVEIGGASVLSAYFQKERTTNPNTLVFTAGDGIGASPPLASYFNEEPAIKAMSLMGIDAYTFGNHDFDRGVGHLQSMIDLSTFEWVTSNLANIDGNLTGVATPYHMVEVGGLKVAIIGITSPDAPASTAPGSFGTITIKNPITSAMEARNAAEAAGAKVFVAIVHLGASLCDQATGTCQGPLLDFAKGVNGFDVILGDHTDIQVNTVINGARVVENRSKGLTYARVELTVVPWNGFVAKSSATILSPVKSQVTPDPAVEAMLQPYRAQLAAELDAVIGVATDVFPRGNNVERLVEVAIGNLAADAMRVKYGTQLAFCNGGGLRTSIPSSYTPANTMLRRLTPGYAAGPPYDIVRGDALAVLPFGNVIMTRTVTGAQLWQAMENGISGLPTAAGRFPQISGFGFTYSASAPAGSRIQEIHLANGTPIAANGTTYTLAVPDFLNAGGDGYTMLLDGQGTSREIHAEVLIEHIQALGTITPTVEGRIVAVP from the coding sequence ATGCTTTCCGTCGATACCCGACGCAGACCGGGATTCCCGGCGCTTCTTTTCTCCTTGCTCCTCGTCCTCTGGACGGCGGCCTGCGGCGACGATCCAGCCCCACCACCAGCCTGCGCCGGTGGCACGACGTCCTGCAACGGGACGTGCGTGAACGTCGCTGCGGACGCGCAAAATTGCGGCGCATGTGGGACGACGTGTAGCGCAGACGAGACGTGCTCGGACGGCGCGTGTGTTCTCGACTGCGTGTCTGGACAAACGACCTGCGGCAGCACCTGCGTGGACACCTCCAAGGACCTCGCGAACTGCGGGGCCTGCGGCAATCCCTGCGCCGCGGGCGAGGTTTGCTCGAATGGCACCTGCGCGCTCTCCTGCCAGGCGAGCCTTTCCGATTGCAGCGGCACCTGCGTGGATACCTCGAAGGACCTCGCGAATTGCGGGGCCTGCGGCAATCCCTGCGCCGCGGGCGAGGTCTGCTCGAACGGCGCGTGTGCGCTCTCCTGCCAGGCGAGCCTCTCCGATTGCGGCGGCACCTGCGTCAACCAGCAAACGGACGTCGAGAACTGCGGCGGATGTGGGCTCGCGTGTGCTCCGGGCGAGGTCTGCTCGAATGGCATGTGCGCGCTCTCGTGTCAGGTGGATCTGACCGATTGCGGCGGGGTCTGCGCCAATCTGCAGACGGACCTCGGCAACTGCGGGGCTTGCGGGCAGGCGTGTGCTCCGGGCGAGGTCTGCTCGAACGGCATGTGCGCGCTCTCCTGCCAGGCCGAGCTCGTGGCGTGTGATGGGCTCTGCGTGGATACGGCGACGAACCCGGCCCATTGCGGGGCGTGCGGGACGACGTGCAAGTTCGACGAGGTCTGCTCGAACGGGACGTGCGAGAGCACGACGCCGGTCGATCTGCAATTCCTCAGCGTTTCGGACTGGCACGGGCAGCTCGACCCGCTCGTCGTGAACAACGTCGAAATCGGCGGCGCCTCGGTGCTCTCGGCCTATTTCCAGAAGGAGCGCACGACGAACCCGAACACGCTCGTCTTCACCGCGGGGGACGGCATCGGCGCGAGCCCTCCCCTCGCCTCGTACTTCAACGAGGAGCCGGCCATCAAGGCGATGAGCTTGATGGGCATCGACGCGTACACGTTCGGCAATCACGATTTCGATCGCGGCGTCGGGCATCTGCAATCGATGATCGACCTCTCGACGTTCGAGTGGGTCACGTCGAACCTCGCGAACATCGACGGAAACCTCACGGGCGTGGCGACGCCGTATCACATGGTCGAGGTGGGCGGGTTGAAGGTGGCGATCATCGGCATCACGAGCCCGGATGCGCCCGCGAGCACGGCGCCCGGGAGCTTCGGGACGATCACGATCAAGAATCCCATCACGTCGGCGATGGAGGCGCGCAATGCCGCAGAGGCCGCGGGCGCGAAGGTGTTCGTGGCGATCGTGCACCTCGGCGCCTCGCTCTGCGACCAGGCGACGGGGACGTGCCAGGGCCCGCTGCTCGATTTCGCGAAGGGCGTGAACGGGTTCGACGTGATCCTCGGCGATCACACGGACATCCAGGTCAATACAGTGATCAACGGCGCGCGTGTCGTGGAGAACCGCAGCAAGGGTTTGACGTACGCGCGCGTCGAGCTCACGGTCGTGCCGTGGAATGGTTTCGTGGCGAAGAGCTCCGCGACGATCCTCTCGCCCGTGAAGAGCCAGGTGACGCCCGATCCCGCGGTCGAGGCGATGCTCCAGCCTTATCGCGCGCAGCTCGCGGCCGAGCTCGATGCCGTGATCGGCGTCGCCACGGACGTGTTTCCGCGCGGCAACAACGTCGAGCGGCTCGTCGAGGTGGCGATCGGGAACCTCGCCGCCGACGCGATGCGCGTCAAGTACGGCACGCAGCTCGCGTTCTGCAATGGCGGCGGTCTGCGTACCTCGATCCCCTCGTCGTATACGCCGGCAAACACGATGCTCCGGCGCCTCACACCCGGGTATGCGGCCGGCCCGCCGTACGACATCGTGCGGGGCGACGCGCTCGCGGTCCTGCCATTCGGCAACGTGATCATGACCCGCACGGTGACGGGGGCGCAGCTCTGGCAGGCCATGGAGAATGGAATCAGCGGGCTCCCCACGGCGGCCGGGAGATTCCCGCAAATCTCAGGCTTCGGGTTCACCTACAGCGCGAGTGCGCCGGCGGGATCACGTATCCAGGAGATCCACCTCGCCAATGGGACGCCCATTGCGGCAAACGGGACGACCTATACCCTGGCGGTGCCCGATTTCCTCAACGCGGGCGGCGACGGCTACACGATGCTGCTCGACGGGCAGGGGACCTCGCGCGAGATCCACGCGGAGGTGCTCATCGAGCACATCCAGGCCCTCGGCACGATCACGCCGACCGTCGAAGGTCGGATCGTCGCCGTGCCCTGA
- a CDS encoding zf-TFIIB domain-containing protein: MNCPKCKAAMEIVVFEDVEVDRCTGCKGLWFDSRENERLKSMRGSEIIDSGDPKTGRKNNTIPYVRCPRDGNPLVRMVDPAQTHLWYETCSTCGGAYFDAGEFRDYKNLTVLDFIKDLFAKPRA; this comes from the coding sequence GTGAATTGTCCCAAGTGCAAAGCGGCGATGGAGATCGTGGTGTTCGAGGACGTCGAGGTGGATCGCTGCACGGGCTGCAAAGGCCTCTGGTTCGATAGCCGCGAGAACGAGCGGCTCAAGTCGATGCGAGGCTCGGAGATCATCGATTCCGGGGACCCGAAGACCGGGCGGAAAAACAACACGATCCCGTACGTGCGCTGTCCACGCGACGGAAACCCGCTCGTGCGAATGGTGGACCCGGCGCAGACGCACCTCTGGTACGAGACGTGTTCGACCTGCGGCGGCGCATATTTCGACGCGGGCGAGTTCCGCGATTACAAAAACCTCACAGTGCTCGATTTCATCAAGGATCTATTCGCGAAGCCGCGGGCCTGA
- a CDS encoding WD40/YVTN/BNR-like repeat-containing protein has translation MRRLGGLAVLAALALPSGPALANGRFPSAGHVEVDPMDPAHVVLRATYGLIVSTDGGARWSWVCEEAMSFAGIWDPPIGITAGGALLVGLPDGLTVSTPDGCGFSRAGALEGKLVIDLAVDKKNPARAVVLTSSPVGAGFDTRLFWTEDGGASFTDAEAVFPDNLRGLTVDLTPDPSIVYVSGVLGGSMPMGVVLRSTDGGKTYEITPVPGSDDTRGPFIGAVDPADADRVYVRLDGAPGRLLHSADGAKTWEELFVGEGTLLGFSLSPDGSALVVGGEKDGIWRSPAPEWAFEQVSRLHARCLRWAEPGVYACTEEVLDGFSVGLSVTEGSTFGVASRLADLCGPLPCPAGSTTRSSCEPRWPMLQTMLNTVSCDGAGGGGPVDAGVPPWENPGKEPPGDCACGLARGVPGGEAGVFWAALAAFGFIGARRAHRKGFRSGEPRGRRP, from the coding sequence ATGAGGCGCCTCGGAGGCCTCGCCGTCCTCGCCGCGCTCGCCCTACCTTCGGGCCCGGCGCTCGCGAATGGTCGATTTCCTTCGGCCGGGCACGTCGAGGTCGATCCGATGGATCCGGCGCACGTGGTCTTGCGGGCGACGTACGGGCTCATCGTGAGCACGGACGGGGGCGCGCGCTGGTCGTGGGTGTGCGAGGAGGCGATGTCGTTCGCGGGGATCTGGGACCCGCCGATCGGCATCACCGCGGGCGGCGCGCTGCTCGTGGGGTTGCCCGATGGGCTCACCGTCTCGACGCCCGACGGTTGCGGATTTTCGCGGGCCGGCGCGCTCGAAGGAAAGCTCGTCATCGATCTCGCGGTGGACAAGAAAAACCCAGCCCGCGCCGTGGTGCTCACGTCGTCGCCGGTCGGCGCGGGCTTCGATACGCGGCTCTTCTGGACCGAGGACGGCGGCGCGTCGTTCACGGACGCGGAGGCTGTTTTCCCGGACAATCTGCGCGGGTTGACGGTCGATCTCACGCCGGATCCGTCGATCGTCTACGTGAGCGGCGTGCTCGGCGGATCGATGCCGATGGGCGTCGTGCTTCGGTCGACGGACGGCGGAAAGACTTACGAAATCACGCCGGTGCCCGGGAGCGACGACACGCGCGGGCCTTTCATCGGCGCCGTGGATCCGGCGGACGCGGACCGGGTGTACGTGCGGCTCGACGGCGCCCCGGGAAGGCTGCTCCATTCGGCAGACGGCGCGAAGACGTGGGAGGAGCTTTTCGTCGGGGAAGGGACGCTCTTGGGTTTTTCCCTGTCGCCCGACGGCAGCGCGCTCGTCGTGGGCGGCGAAAAGGATGGCATCTGGCGCTCGCCGGCGCCGGAATGGGCGTTCGAGCAGGTGTCTCGATTGCACGCGCGATGTTTGCGCTGGGCGGAGCCGGGCGTGTACGCATGCACCGAGGAGGTGCTCGACGGCTTCTCCGTGGGTTTGTCCGTGACCGAGGGCTCGACGTTCGGCGTGGCCTCGCGCCTCGCCGACCTCTGCGGGCCGCTCCCCTGCCCCGCAGGCAGCACGACGCGCTCGTCTTGCGAGCCGCGCTGGCCGATGTTGCAGACGATGCTGAATACGGTGTCCTGTGACGGCGCCGGCGGCGGAGGACCGGTGGACGCCGGTGTGCCGCCCTGGGAAAATCCGGGGAAGGAGCCGCCGGGCGATTGTGCATGTGGCCTCGCGCGGGGGGTCCCGGGCGGCGAGGCGGGCGTTTTTTGGGCGGCCCTCGCCGCCTTCGGGTTCATCGGGGCGCGTCGCGCGCACCGAAAAGGATTTCGCTCGGGCGAGCCGAGAGGAAGGCGACCGTGA
- a CDS encoding LBF_2804 family protein: MVSASGTDPAAQVETKAPLLERLGVLYFRRLSASLPRVAAADAVSVLNAEERRHLSVVVRGAVIRASLAGAVSAALAAGAEVLADRLFGAEHASFDVTARYWALVGGVTIVTAVAEILYLYWDSLRAVHQLSRAAGLDPFATEASSDGAAVAAALARAALELPNPTERVFGVDPRREASKIKLAIASLLYKVKVSVTNFAVKVLVRRLAGRALVRTWLPFVAVPGTAAWNGLVCWIVLREAKIRVMGPSAARELVGAIFDQGITLSAEGRLALVRAVASSIVRTEDLHPNLHAVLVEVLRRVDDPLPEDIDDSRVFLDVLARLPPAEQRMALQILLSAAIIDGRYTSAEKRLLHEAQAACGRTPDVRPAERLRRAFVAGAGSLDELIRTLL; this comes from the coding sequence ATGGTCAGCGCGAGCGGGACGGATCCGGCGGCGCAAGTGGAGACGAAAGCTCCGCTGCTCGAACGACTCGGTGTGCTTTATTTTCGCCGGCTTTCGGCGTCCTTGCCGCGCGTCGCCGCGGCCGACGCGGTGAGCGTGCTGAACGCCGAGGAGCGGCGACACCTCTCTGTCGTGGTGCGCGGCGCCGTCATCCGCGCGAGCCTCGCGGGCGCGGTGAGCGCGGCGCTCGCGGCGGGCGCGGAGGTGCTCGCGGATCGGCTCTTCGGGGCCGAGCACGCAAGTTTCGACGTGACCGCGCGATACTGGGCGCTCGTCGGCGGCGTGACGATCGTCACGGCGGTGGCAGAGATCCTTTATCTTTATTGGGATTCGCTCCGCGCGGTGCATCAGCTTTCCCGCGCCGCGGGGCTCGATCCCTTCGCGACCGAGGCGAGCAGCGATGGGGCGGCCGTGGCGGCAGCGCTCGCGCGCGCCGCGCTCGAATTGCCGAACCCGACGGAGCGCGTGTTCGGGGTCGATCCGCGGCGCGAGGCGTCGAAGATCAAATTGGCGATCGCATCGCTGCTCTACAAGGTGAAGGTGAGCGTCACCAATTTCGCGGTGAAGGTGCTCGTCCGTCGCCTCGCCGGCCGCGCGCTCGTGCGCACGTGGCTGCCTTTTGTTGCGGTGCCCGGCACGGCCGCGTGGAACGGGCTCGTTTGCTGGATCGTGCTGCGCGAGGCGAAGATCCGGGTGATGGGCCCCTCGGCCGCGCGCGAGCTCGTGGGCGCGATCTTCGATCAGGGAATCACGCTTTCGGCCGAGGGGCGCCTCGCGCTCGTGCGCGCCGTGGCGAGCTCGATCGTGCGCACGGAGGATTTGCATCCGAATCTGCACGCGGTGCTCGTCGAGGTCTTGCGGCGCGTGGACGATCCGCTGCCGGAGGACATCGACGATTCGCGGGTGTTCCTCGACGTCCTTGCGCGCCTCCCACCCGCGGAGCAACGAATGGCGCTGCAGATCCTGCTCTCGGCGGCGATCATCGACGGGCGCTACACGAGCGCCGAAAAGCGGCTGCTCCACGAGGCGCAAGCCGCATGCGGGCGGACCCCGGACGTGCGGCCGGCGGAGCGGCTGCGGCGCGCGTTCGTGGCCGGCGCCGGGTCGCTCGACGAGCTGATTCGCACGCTCCTCTGA
- a CDS encoding PPK2 family polyphosphate kinase, which yields MGVVTFDKTGEKVNLGAISESPPGGVTRDEAARELEELGEELFELQDLLWGARTHSVLVVLQGRDTAGKDGAIKHVVGLLNPRGVHVTSFGVPTEEEREHDFLWRIHRHTPRKGEFSIFNRSHYEDVLVVRVHDLVPRDIWGERFGHIRDFEELLCEHGTIVLKFFLHISKDEQKKRLVEREQDPRTAWKLNPGDWKEREKWGEYTDAYEDAISRTSTKRAPWTIVPADSKWYRNLVIARELVQTLRPYKKVWQDKLDAVGRERKAELDAYRARR from the coding sequence GTGGGCGTCGTCACGTTCGACAAGACCGGGGAGAAAGTGAATCTCGGCGCGATCAGCGAGTCGCCGCCCGGCGGGGTGACGCGCGACGAGGCGGCGCGGGAGCTCGAGGAGCTCGGCGAGGAGCTGTTCGAGCTCCAGGATCTCCTGTGGGGCGCGCGCACGCATTCGGTGCTCGTCGTTCTTCAAGGCCGCGACACCGCGGGCAAGGACGGCGCGATCAAGCACGTCGTGGGCCTGCTCAATCCGCGCGGCGTGCACGTCACCTCGTTCGGCGTGCCCACCGAGGAGGAGCGCGAGCACGATTTCCTCTGGCGCATTCACCGCCATACGCCCCGCAAGGGCGAGTTCTCGATCTTCAACCGCTCCCATTACGAGGACGTGCTCGTCGTGCGCGTCCACGACCTCGTCCCCCGCGACATCTGGGGCGAGCGATTCGGCCACATCCGCGATTTCGAGGAGCTGCTCTGCGAGCACGGCACGATCGTGCTGAAGTTTTTCCTTCACATCAGCAAGGACGAGCAGAAAAAGCGCCTCGTCGAGCGTGAGCAGGACCCGCGCACCGCCTGGAAGCTGAATCCCGGCGACTGGAAAGAGCGCGAGAAATGGGGCGAGTACACCGATGCCTACGAGGACGCCATCTCGCGCACCTCGACGAAGCGCGCCCCGTGGACGATCGTGCCCGCGGACTCGAAATGGTACCGGAACCTGGTCATCGCCCGTGAGCTCGTGCAGACGCTCCGGCCCTACAAAAAGGTCTGGCAGGACAAGCTCGACGCGGTTGGTCGGGAGCGCAAGGCCGAGCTCGACGCCTATCGGGCCCGCAGATAG
- a CDS encoding VIT domain-containing protein — MRLRRLSRLALLVLAQALASCGPGPTIVTGPQSADFGGAGDKNGGTAGDLPIVPVRWEEQPAQTLEVAGGDRSGAPVSLTSPDGVGLVITSLEVAAAVEDPLAFTELHFTFKNPEDRTIEGRFELVLPPGATISRFAMKNADGWKEGEVVELQAARAAYEDFLHRRADPALLEKQAGNRFQARVFPIPASGEKEIIVSYSQSLASRADPYRTYLRGLPRMGKFDMRVIERRRGDKGEPVRRMHAFKQADFAPDRDFVLPLGAGGASAVGLRHEELAVARVTPLAENRPEPVRDLLVLLDTSASRALDLSTQAERLAALLAALPDEPGSDMPVAVACFDQGLEPVYTGPRKGFGRKEIEAILQRKALGASDLGLALESAAGYAKKQGGRFTRALLLTDGIPTAGPTTPGEIAAELGKLRDAGIRRLDAIVAGGIRDEALLRRLTTGSFPQDGVVLDAAESPRVLADRLGRATVSGLKVRVPGAKWVYPEKLDAVQPGDEALVYAEIPPSAPFEVEVQGPSGTARTKVATEFAERPLLERAATRAKIERLSLEMEAAPDEGRRAAIGREIVSLSTRFRVLSDLTALLVLETENDYARFGIDRTALADILVVGRSGVELQSRKGGPVAVAAGSDEPPKVAQEKNESETKERQKKDTGAPDAQPAAAPVAEAAPPPPQSETLSRDELAREAKAEPADEAPRPSPRPASPPRAAAKPASSAASGASSPSRIEAEFGDAPSTSWRPPPHRRPPPPPPPPPSEFEDDEDSSDSGVLPYEGKFADVMNLIQAKKHAEALSLASTWRAAEPGDALALVALGESFEGLGDLHQAARAYGSIIDLFPSRADLRRFAGARLERIGNRADGVSFLVVDTYEKAVASRPDHPSGHRLLAYALARAGKFAEAFEAITASFARRYPSGRFAGVRRVLADDVGILAAALIRAKPERRAEVEKTLRELGVPLAKRPSLRFVLTWETDANDVDFHIRDGRRGHAYYSHRKLRSGGELFADVTTGYGPECFAIDGRAAAYPYRLQAHYYSKGPMGYGMGKLQIVEHDGNGEIRLEERPFVVMTDRAFVDLGVVTGKLPASR, encoded by the coding sequence ATGCGCCTGCGCCGCCTTTCCCGCCTCGCCCTCCTCGTCCTCGCTCAAGCCCTCGCGAGCTGCGGCCCGGGACCCACGATCGTCACGGGCCCGCAGTCCGCGGACTTCGGCGGCGCGGGCGACAAGAATGGGGGCACCGCGGGCGACCTCCCGATCGTCCCCGTGCGCTGGGAGGAGCAACCGGCGCAGACCCTCGAGGTCGCCGGGGGCGATCGCAGCGGCGCGCCCGTCTCGCTGACCTCGCCCGACGGCGTCGGCCTCGTGATCACCTCGCTCGAAGTCGCGGCGGCCGTCGAGGACCCGCTCGCGTTCACCGAGCTCCATTTCACCTTCAAGAACCCCGAGGATCGAACCATCGAGGGCCGCTTCGAGCTCGTCCTTCCGCCCGGGGCCACGATCAGCCGGTTCGCCATGAAAAACGCGGACGGCTGGAAGGAGGGCGAGGTCGTCGAGCTCCAGGCGGCGCGCGCCGCATACGAAGATTTCCTTCACCGCAGGGCTGACCCGGCGCTGCTCGAAAAGCAGGCGGGCAACCGTTTTCAAGCCCGGGTGTTTCCCATTCCGGCCTCGGGCGAGAAGGAGATCATCGTCTCCTATTCACAGTCGCTCGCGTCGCGCGCCGATCCTTACCGCACGTATCTCCGGGGCCTGCCGCGTATGGGCAAATTCGACATGCGCGTCATCGAGCGCCGCCGCGGGGACAAGGGCGAGCCCGTGCGCCGCATGCACGCCTTCAAGCAGGCCGATTTCGCCCCGGACCGTGATTTCGTGCTCCCGCTCGGCGCGGGCGGGGCATCGGCTGTCGGCCTGCGGCACGAGGAACTCGCGGTCGCGCGGGTCACGCCGCTCGCGGAGAATCGCCCCGAGCCGGTCCGGGACCTGCTCGTCCTGCTCGACACGAGCGCCTCGCGCGCGCTCGACCTTTCCACCCAGGCCGAGCGGCTCGCGGCCTTGCTCGCGGCGCTACCGGATGAGCCGGGCAGCGACATGCCGGTCGCCGTCGCGTGCTTCGATCAAGGGCTCGAACCCGTGTACACGGGGCCCAGGAAGGGGTTTGGCCGCAAGGAGATCGAGGCCATTCTGCAGCGCAAGGCGCTCGGCGCCTCGGACCTCGGGCTCGCACTGGAGAGCGCGGCGGGATATGCAAAAAAGCAGGGCGGCCGCTTCACGCGCGCCTTGCTCCTCACGGACGGCATTCCCACGGCCGGGCCCACGACGCCCGGCGAGATCGCGGCCGAGCTCGGGAAGCTCCGGGACGCGGGCATTCGCCGGCTCGACGCCATCGTGGCCGGCGGCATTCGCGACGAGGCGCTCCTGCGCCGGCTCACGACGGGCTCGTTCCCGCAGGACGGCGTGGTCCTCGACGCCGCGGAAAGCCCGCGCGTGCTCGCCGATCGTCTCGGCCGCGCCACCGTCTCGGGCCTCAAGGTGCGGGTTCCTGGCGCAAAATGGGTGTACCCGGAAAAACTCGACGCCGTGCAGCCCGGGGACGAGGCGCTCGTGTATGCGGAGATCCCGCCGAGCGCGCCGTTCGAGGTCGAGGTGCAGGGGCCTTCCGGCACGGCGCGGACGAAGGTCGCGACGGAGTTCGCCGAGCGCCCGCTGCTCGAACGCGCGGCGACGCGGGCGAAAATCGAGCGCCTCTCTCTCGAAATGGAGGCGGCCCCGGACGAGGGCCGGCGCGCGGCGATCGGGCGCGAGATCGTCTCGCTCTCGACGCGCTTCCGGGTGCTCTCCGACCTCACGGCGCTGCTCGTCCTGGAGACCGAAAACGATTACGCTCGGTTTGGCATCGACCGGACCGCGCTCGCGGACATCCTCGTCGTTGGTCGCTCGGGCGTCGAGCTGCAAAGCCGCAAAGGGGGCCCCGTGGCCGTCGCCGCGGGCTCGGACGAACCCCCGAAGGTCGCCCAGGAAAAAAACGAGAGCGAGACCAAGGAAAGGCAAAAGAAGGATACCGGCGCCCCGGACGCGCAACCCGCGGCGGCACCGGTGGCCGAGGCAGCGCCTCCTCCTCCGCAATCGGAGACCCTCTCCCGGGACGAGCTTGCGCGCGAGGCGAAAGCCGAGCCTGCCGACGAGGCACCACGCCCGTCCCCGCGCCCCGCGAGCCCGCCCCGCGCGGCCGCGAAGCCCGCTTCATCCGCGGCCTCGGGCGCATCAAGCCCCAGCCGCATCGAGGCCGAGTTCGGCGACGCGCCGAGCACCTCCTGGCGACCGCCGCCGCACCGCAGGCCGCCGCCCCCGCCGCCCCCGCCGCCGAGCGAATTCGAGGACGACGAGGATTCAAGTGACTCCGGCGTCCTGCCCTACGAGGGCAAATTCGCCGACGTCATGAACCTGATCCAGGCGAAGAAACACGCCGAAGCGCTCTCCCTGGCCTCCACGTGGCGCGCGGCCGAGCCGGGCGACGCGCTCGCGCTCGTCGCGCTCGGCGAATCGTTCGAGGGGCTCGGCGACCTCCACCAGGCCGCGCGTGCCTACGGCTCGATCATCGACCTCTTCCCGTCCCGCGCCGACCTCCGGAGGTTTGCCGGCGCGCGGCTCGAGCGCATTGGCAATCGCGCCGACGGCGTCTCGTTCCTCGTCGTCGACACCTACGAAAAGGCCGTCGCGTCGCGCCCCGATCATCCCTCCGGGCACCGGCTCCTCGCGTATGCGCTCGCCCGCGCCGGAAAGTTCGCCGAGGCCTTCGAGGCCATCACCGCGTCGTTCGCGCGCCGTTATCCGAGCGGCCGTTTCGCCGGCGTGCGCCGCGTCCTCGCCGACGACGTCGGCATCCTCGCCGCCGCGCTCATTCGCGCCAAACCCGAGCGCCGCGCCGAGGTGGAAAAGACCCTGCGCGAGCTCGGCGTCCCCCTCGCCAAGCGCCCCTCGCTCCGGTTTGTCCTCACGTGGGAGACGGACGCGAACGACGTCGATTTCCACATTCGCGACGGCCGCCGCGGACACGCCTATTACAGTCACCGGAAGCTCCGCTCGGGTGGCGAGCTCTTCGCCGACGTCACCACGGGCTATGGCCCCGAGTGTTTCGCCATCGACGGCCGCGCCGCGGCCTACCCGTATCGCCTCCAGGCCCATTATTACTCGAAGGGCCCGATGGGCTACGGCATGGGAAAACTCCAGATCGTCGAGCACGACGGAAATGGAGAGATCCGGCTCGAAGAGCGGCCGTTCGTGGTCATGACCGACCGCGCGTTCGTGGATCTCGGGGTCGTCACCGGCAAGCTGCCGGCGTCGCGCTGA